The following coding sequences lie in one Cotesia glomerata isolate CgM1 linkage group LG5, MPM_Cglom_v2.3, whole genome shotgun sequence genomic window:
- the LOC123265095 gene encoding protein draper isoform X1, with protein sequence MSSKVLLFTLTLAAIVFATLAALEGPNVCVRQEVYTVTVNVSEQKPYQVRENKWCFAVPPRCSSYRMEFKTVYKTELINRTRPVDECCKGYGQTKSGDRCVPICSQECVHGTCIMPDVCNCEKGYGGPFCDIQCPVGKWGKHCSKDCKCMNGATCDPFNGECKCTKGWMGDKCNQKCPPDHYGQDCGEECRCRNGGSCHHISGECHCAPGYTGPLCDDLCPEGRHGDDCKTECKCQNGGHCSPTDGNCYCTSGWIGEVCGNRCPDGFWGQNCTQECICYNGAACYHVTGECICKPGYRGHECFEVCPHDKWGLDCKNNCTCQNGAACLPNNGTCVCKPGWIGEQCEKRACPDGRYGPNCQKICECDESNTELCHPWTGNCVCKNGWDGPKCLRSCPFLYYGKGCEERCNCKNNAQCSPIDGTCICAAGFHGTDCSEVCPDNMYGEDCTQKCTCKHGASCAPDTGRCNCTAGWDGVLCDRPCPDGSFGKDCEDKCQCFNNAACDPQNGTCTCGAGYIGHHCEHKCSPGLFGQDCCHLCDCEEDNTQECNPTTGECSCKPLWRGVRCETRCPIGFYGEDCQTPCKCKNNGSCDPITGVCACARGWEGSDCSQPCKHGWYGARCKEKCPEKIHGNMTCDHVTGQYVCRPGYLGLTCEHSCPPDRWGLNCMNHCDCKNDGECNHVTGACQCRPGWQGERCQTPCAQGTFGVNCTQHCRCQNGGKCRANDGVCRCTPGWTGARCTDICPEGYYGDHCMEPCECKNDNFQCHPASGCICRHGYTGANCEEERISRNVQEKTESNVGSVVAGIFAAVIVIAATLAAWMYHRRRVANLKMEMVQVQYIAEPVTPPDRNHFDNPVYSCQPNSTRTDDATMLLNNGVIRNNLGTKSTNSEKAKLGLGLPGNGVCYTDDDDSDSCRGAYGQYDHQASLKNKDADLGNPNVNVYHSIDEMDNKKGAEHLYDEIKQNNAELEYDHLDYTRPLGAWKPHYQRMANGFGSNRDGSGSSKSGSTNPQDPEFGG encoded by the exons atGAGCTCTAAAGTATTATTGTTTACACTGACTTTAGCCGCTATTGTTTTTGCTACTCTAGCGGCTCTTGAAGGCCCAAATGTCTGCGTTCGACAAGAAGT ATATACCGTAACAGTAAATGTATCAGAACAAAAACCGTATCAAGTTCGTGAAAATAAATGGTGTTTCGCCGTACCACCAAGATGTTCGAGTTACCGTATGGAATTTAAAACTGTTTACAAAACAGag CTAATCAATAGAACACGACCAGTGGATGAGTGCTGCAAAGGTTACGGACAAACTAAGAGTGGTGATCGATGTGTTCCTATTTGCAGTCAAGAGTGCGTTCATGGTACTTGTATCATGCCTGATGTGTGTAATTGTGAAAAAGGATACGGTGGACCTTTTTGTGATAttc aATGTCCAGTTGGTAAATGGGGTAAACATTGTAGCAAAGACTGTAAGTGCATGAACGGCGCAACGTGTGATCCATTTAACGGCGAATGCAAGTGTACAAAAGGGTGGATGGGTGATAAATGTAACCAAAAGTGTCCTCCAGATCATTACGGCCAGGATTGTGGTGAAGAATGTCGGTGTCGAAATGGCGGTAGTTGTCATCATATTTCTGGAGAGTGTCATTGTGCTCCTGGCTACACTGGACCACT tTGCGATGATCTGTGCCCCGAAGGTCGACATGGTGACGATTGTAAGACCGAGTGCAAGTGTCAAAATGGCGGACACTGTTCGCCGACAGACGGTAACTGTTACTGCACTTCTGGATGGATA ggCGAAGTTTGTGGAAATAGATGCCCAGATGGTTTTTGGGGTCAAAATTGTACTCAAGAGTGTATTTGCTACAATGGTGCGGCGTGTTATCACGTAACGGGTGAATGTATATGTAAACCAGGTTACCGTGGTCATGAG TGTTTTGAAGTTTGTCCTCATGACAAATGGGGTTTGgactgtaaaaataattgtacttGCCAAAATGGGGCCGCGTGTTTACCGAACAATGGCACGTGTGTCTGTAAACCTGGGTGGATTGGCGAACAATGTGAAAAGCGAGCTTGTCCTGACGGCAGATACGGACCCAATTGTCAGAAG atTTGCGAGTGCGATGAGTCAAACACGGAACTCTGTCATCCATGGACCGGCAATTGCGTTTGCAAAAACGGGTGGGATGGACCCAAATGTTTGAGATCATGCCCGTTTTTGTACTACGGAAAAGGATGCGAAGAACGCTgcaattgtaaaaataacgCTCAGTGTTCGCCGATAGATGGAACTTGCATTTGTGCGGCTGGTTTTCATGGAACTGATTGCAGTGAAGTTTGTCCCGATAATATGTATGGCGAAGATTGCACTCAAAAGTGTACATGTAAACATGGCGCTTCTTGTGCACCGGATACCGGTCGTTGCAATTGTACAGCag gATGGGATGGTGTGCTGTGTGATCGACCTTGTCCAGACGGTTCATTCGGTAAAGATTGTGAAGATAAATGTCAATGTTTCAATAATGCAGCATGTGATCCGCAGAATg GAACTTGCACATGCGGAGCTGGGTATATTGGCCACCACTGTGAGCATAAATGTTCTCCAGGTCTATTCGGTCAGGACTGTTGCCATCTATGTGATTGTGAGGAAGACAATACTCAAGAATGTAATCCTACTACTGGAGAATGTAGTTGTAAGCCGTTGTGGCGAG gaGTAAGATGTGAAACACGATGTCCAATTGGTTTTTACGGTGAAGACTGTCAAACACCGTGTAAATGTAAGAACAATGGTTCTTGTGACCCGATAACTGGGGTTTGCGCCTGCGCTCGTGGATGGGAAGGTTCCGATTGTTCCCAGCCTTGTAAACACGGATGGTATGGCGCCCGTTGCAAAGAAAAATGCCCGGAAAAAATTCACG GAAACATGACCTGCGATCACGTGACTGGGCAGTATGTATGCAGACCCGGTTATTTGGGGTTGACCTGCGAGCATTCGTGTCCACCTGATCGGTGGGGTCTTAACTGTATGAATCATTGCGACTGCAAAAATGACGGCGAGTGCAATCACGTGACCGGAGCATGTCAGTGTCGTCCAGGGTGGCAAGGTGAACGCTGTCAAACTCCCTGCGCTCAAGGAACTTTTGGGGTTAACTGTACTCAGCATTGTAGATGTCAAAATGGCGGCAAGTGCCGCGCAAATGATGGAGTCTGTAGATGTACTCCTGGGTGGACTGGGGCTCGGTGCACTGACA tctGTCCAGAAGGTTACTACGGTGACCACTGCATGGAGCCATGTGAGTGCAAAAACGACAATTTCCAATGTCATCCGGCGAGTGGCTGCATCTGTCGTCATGGCTACACTGGGGCCAACTGTGAAGAAGAGCGAATCTCTCGCAACGTCCAAGAAAAGACTGAATCCAATGTAGGAAGTGTCGTAGCAGGAATATTCGCAGCAGTGATTGTAATAGCAGCGACTTTGGCTGCCTGGATGTATCACCGACGTCGTGTGGCTAACCTCAAAATGGAGATGGTCCAGGTGCAGTACATCGCCGAACCGGTAACTCCTCCAGACCGTAATCATTTTGACAATCCTGTTTACTCGTGTCAACCAAATTCCACTCGCACTGACGACGCGACAATGTTACTGAACAACGGCGTGATACGGAACAACTTGGGCACCAAGAGCACCAACAGCGAGAAGGCGAAACTGGGCTTAGGGCTACCTGGGAATGGTGTTTGCTATACAGATGATGATGACAGTGACAGCTGTAGAGGCGCTTACGGACAGTATGACCATCAAGCTTCGTTGAAAAATAAAGACGCTGACTTGGGCAATCCTAATGTCAATGTTTATCACAGTATTGATGAAATGGACAACAAAAAAGGTGCAGAACATCTCTACGATGAAATAAAACAGAACAACGCTGAGTTGGAGTACGATCACTTGGACTACACAAGGCCATTAGGTGCGTGGAAGCCTCACTACCAGCGTATGGCCAATGGCTTCGGTTCCAACAGGGATGGAAGTGGTTCCAGCAAAAGCGGCTCCACGAATCCTCAAGATCCAGAGTTTGGAGGCTAA
- the LOC123265095 gene encoding protein draper isoform X3: MSSKVLLFTLTLAAIVFATLAALEGPNVCVRQEVYTVTVNVSEQKPYQVRENKWCFAVPPRCSSYRMEFKTVYKTELINRTRPVDECCKGYGQTKSGDRCVPICSQECVHGTCIMPDVCNCEKGYGGPFCDIQCPVGKWGKHCSKDCKCMNGATCDPFNGECKCTKGWMGDKCNQKCPPDHYGQDCGEECRCRNGGSCHHISGECHCAPGYTGPLCDDLCPEGRHGDDCKTECKCQNGGHCSPTDGNCYCTSGWIGEVCGNRCPDGFWGQNCTQECICYNGAACYHVTGECICKPGYRGHECFEVCPHDKWGLDCKNNCTCQNGAACLPNNGTCVCKPGWIGEQCEKRACPDGRYGPNCQKICECDESNTELCHPWTGNCVCKNGWDGPKCLRSCPFLYYGKGCEERCNCKNNAQCSPIDGTCICAAGFHGTDCSEVCPDNMYGEDCTQKCTCKHGASCAPDTGRCNCTAGNMTCDHVTGQYVCRPGYLGLTCEHSCPPDRWGLNCMNHCDCKNDGECNHVTGACQCRPGWQGERCQTPCAQGTFGVNCTQHCRCQNGGKCRANDGVCRCTPGWTGARCTDICPEGYYGDHCMEPCECKNDNFQCHPASGCICRHGYTGANCEEERISRNVQEKTESNVGSVVAGIFAAVIVIAATLAAWMYHRRRVANLKMEMVQVQYIAEPVTPPDRNHFDNPVYSCQPNSTRTDDATMLLNNGVIRNNLGTKSTNSEKAKLGLGLPGNGVCYTDDDDSDSCRGAYGQYDHQASLKNKDADLGNPNVNVYHSIDEMDNKKGAEHLYDEIKQNNAELEYDHLDYTRPLGAWKPHYQRMANGFGSNRDGSGSSKSGSTNPQDPEFGG, encoded by the exons atGAGCTCTAAAGTATTATTGTTTACACTGACTTTAGCCGCTATTGTTTTTGCTACTCTAGCGGCTCTTGAAGGCCCAAATGTCTGCGTTCGACAAGAAGT ATATACCGTAACAGTAAATGTATCAGAACAAAAACCGTATCAAGTTCGTGAAAATAAATGGTGTTTCGCCGTACCACCAAGATGTTCGAGTTACCGTATGGAATTTAAAACTGTTTACAAAACAGag CTAATCAATAGAACACGACCAGTGGATGAGTGCTGCAAAGGTTACGGACAAACTAAGAGTGGTGATCGATGTGTTCCTATTTGCAGTCAAGAGTGCGTTCATGGTACTTGTATCATGCCTGATGTGTGTAATTGTGAAAAAGGATACGGTGGACCTTTTTGTGATAttc aATGTCCAGTTGGTAAATGGGGTAAACATTGTAGCAAAGACTGTAAGTGCATGAACGGCGCAACGTGTGATCCATTTAACGGCGAATGCAAGTGTACAAAAGGGTGGATGGGTGATAAATGTAACCAAAAGTGTCCTCCAGATCATTACGGCCAGGATTGTGGTGAAGAATGTCGGTGTCGAAATGGCGGTAGTTGTCATCATATTTCTGGAGAGTGTCATTGTGCTCCTGGCTACACTGGACCACT tTGCGATGATCTGTGCCCCGAAGGTCGACATGGTGACGATTGTAAGACCGAGTGCAAGTGTCAAAATGGCGGACACTGTTCGCCGACAGACGGTAACTGTTACTGCACTTCTGGATGGATA ggCGAAGTTTGTGGAAATAGATGCCCAGATGGTTTTTGGGGTCAAAATTGTACTCAAGAGTGTATTTGCTACAATGGTGCGGCGTGTTATCACGTAACGGGTGAATGTATATGTAAACCAGGTTACCGTGGTCATGAG TGTTTTGAAGTTTGTCCTCATGACAAATGGGGTTTGgactgtaaaaataattgtacttGCCAAAATGGGGCCGCGTGTTTACCGAACAATGGCACGTGTGTCTGTAAACCTGGGTGGATTGGCGAACAATGTGAAAAGCGAGCTTGTCCTGACGGCAGATACGGACCCAATTGTCAGAAG atTTGCGAGTGCGATGAGTCAAACACGGAACTCTGTCATCCATGGACCGGCAATTGCGTTTGCAAAAACGGGTGGGATGGACCCAAATGTTTGAGATCATGCCCGTTTTTGTACTACGGAAAAGGATGCGAAGAACGCTgcaattgtaaaaataacgCTCAGTGTTCGCCGATAGATGGAACTTGCATTTGTGCGGCTGGTTTTCATGGAACTGATTGCAGTGAAGTTTGTCCCGATAATATGTATGGCGAAGATTGCACTCAAAAGTGTACATGTAAACATGGCGCTTCTTGTGCACCGGATACCGGTCGTTGCAATTGTACAGCag GAAACATGACCTGCGATCACGTGACTGGGCAGTATGTATGCAGACCCGGTTATTTGGGGTTGACCTGCGAGCATTCGTGTCCACCTGATCGGTGGGGTCTTAACTGTATGAATCATTGCGACTGCAAAAATGACGGCGAGTGCAATCACGTGACCGGAGCATGTCAGTGTCGTCCAGGGTGGCAAGGTGAACGCTGTCAAACTCCCTGCGCTCAAGGAACTTTTGGGGTTAACTGTACTCAGCATTGTAGATGTCAAAATGGCGGCAAGTGCCGCGCAAATGATGGAGTCTGTAGATGTACTCCTGGGTGGACTGGGGCTCGGTGCACTGACA tctGTCCAGAAGGTTACTACGGTGACCACTGCATGGAGCCATGTGAGTGCAAAAACGACAATTTCCAATGTCATCCGGCGAGTGGCTGCATCTGTCGTCATGGCTACACTGGGGCCAACTGTGAAGAAGAGCGAATCTCTCGCAACGTCCAAGAAAAGACTGAATCCAATGTAGGAAGTGTCGTAGCAGGAATATTCGCAGCAGTGATTGTAATAGCAGCGACTTTGGCTGCCTGGATGTATCACCGACGTCGTGTGGCTAACCTCAAAATGGAGATGGTCCAGGTGCAGTACATCGCCGAACCGGTAACTCCTCCAGACCGTAATCATTTTGACAATCCTGTTTACTCGTGTCAACCAAATTCCACTCGCACTGACGACGCGACAATGTTACTGAACAACGGCGTGATACGGAACAACTTGGGCACCAAGAGCACCAACAGCGAGAAGGCGAAACTGGGCTTAGGGCTACCTGGGAATGGTGTTTGCTATACAGATGATGATGACAGTGACAGCTGTAGAGGCGCTTACGGACAGTATGACCATCAAGCTTCGTTGAAAAATAAAGACGCTGACTTGGGCAATCCTAATGTCAATGTTTATCACAGTATTGATGAAATGGACAACAAAAAAGGTGCAGAACATCTCTACGATGAAATAAAACAGAACAACGCTGAGTTGGAGTACGATCACTTGGACTACACAAGGCCATTAGGTGCGTGGAAGCCTCACTACCAGCGTATGGCCAATGGCTTCGGTTCCAACAGGGATGGAAGTGGTTCCAGCAAAAGCGGCTCCACGAATCCTCAAGATCCAGAGTTTGGAGGCTAA
- the LOC123265095 gene encoding protein draper isoform X2 produces the protein MSSKVLLFTLTLAAIVFATLAALEGPNVCVRQEVYTVTVNVSEQKPYQVRENKWCFAVPPRCSSYRMEFKTVYKTELINRTRPVDECCKGYGQTKSGDRCVPICSQECVHGTCIMPDVCNCEKGYGGPFCDIQCPVGKWGKHCSKDCKCMNGATCDPFNGECKCTKGWMGDKCNQKCPPDHYGQDCGEECRCRNGGSCHHISGECHCAPGYTGPLCDDLCPEGRHGDDCKTECKCQNGGHCSPTDGNCYCTSGWIGEVCGNRCPDGFWGQNCTQECICYNGAACYHVTGECICKPGYRGHECFEVCPHDKWGLDCKNNCTCQNGAACLPNNGTCVCKPGWIGEQCEKRACPDGRYGPNCQKVCECDESNTELCHPWTGNCVCKNGWDGPKCLRSCPFLYYGKGCEERCNCKNNAQCSPIDGTCICAAGFHGTDCSEVCPDNMYGEDCTQKCTCKHGASCAPDTGRCNCTAGWDGVLCDRPCPDGSFGKDCEDKCQCFNNAACDPQNGTCTCGAGYIGHHCEHKCSPGLFGQDCCHLCDCEEDNTQECNPTTGECSCKPLWRGVRCETRCPIGFYGEDCQTPCKCKNNGSCDPITGVCACARGWEGSDCSQPCKHGWYGARCKEKCPEKIHGNMTCDHVTGQYVCRPGYLGLTCEHSCPPDRWGLNCMNHCDCKNDGECNHVTGACQCRPGWQGERCQTPCAQGTFGVNCTQHCRCQNGGKCRANDGVCRCTPGWTGARCTDICPEGYYGDHCMEPCECKNDNFQCHPASGCICRHGYTGANCEEERISRNVQEKTESNVGSVVAGIFAAVIVIAATLAAWMYHRRRVANLKMEMVQVQYIAEPVTPPDRNHFDNPVYSCQPNSTRTDDATMLLNNGVIRNNLGTKSTNSEKAKLGLGLPGNGVCYTDDDDSDSCRGAYGQYDHQASLKNKDADLGNPNVNVYHSIDEMDNKKGAEHLYDEIKQNNAELEYDHLDYTRPLGAWKPHYQRMANGFGSNRDGSGSSKSGSTNPQDPEFGG, from the exons atGAGCTCTAAAGTATTATTGTTTACACTGACTTTAGCCGCTATTGTTTTTGCTACTCTAGCGGCTCTTGAAGGCCCAAATGTCTGCGTTCGACAAGAAGT ATATACCGTAACAGTAAATGTATCAGAACAAAAACCGTATCAAGTTCGTGAAAATAAATGGTGTTTCGCCGTACCACCAAGATGTTCGAGTTACCGTATGGAATTTAAAACTGTTTACAAAACAGag CTAATCAATAGAACACGACCAGTGGATGAGTGCTGCAAAGGTTACGGACAAACTAAGAGTGGTGATCGATGTGTTCCTATTTGCAGTCAAGAGTGCGTTCATGGTACTTGTATCATGCCTGATGTGTGTAATTGTGAAAAAGGATACGGTGGACCTTTTTGTGATAttc aATGTCCAGTTGGTAAATGGGGTAAACATTGTAGCAAAGACTGTAAGTGCATGAACGGCGCAACGTGTGATCCATTTAACGGCGAATGCAAGTGTACAAAAGGGTGGATGGGTGATAAATGTAACCAAAAGTGTCCTCCAGATCATTACGGCCAGGATTGTGGTGAAGAATGTCGGTGTCGAAATGGCGGTAGTTGTCATCATATTTCTGGAGAGTGTCATTGTGCTCCTGGCTACACTGGACCACT tTGCGATGATCTGTGCCCCGAAGGTCGACATGGTGACGATTGTAAGACCGAGTGCAAGTGTCAAAATGGCGGACACTGTTCGCCGACAGACGGTAACTGTTACTGCACTTCTGGATGGATA ggCGAAGTTTGTGGAAATAGATGCCCAGATGGTTTTTGGGGTCAAAATTGTACTCAAGAGTGTATTTGCTACAATGGTGCGGCGTGTTATCACGTAACGGGTGAATGTATATGTAAACCAGGTTACCGTGGTCATGAG TGTTTTGAAGTTTGTCCTCATGACAAATGGGGTTTGgactgtaaaaataattgtacttGCCAAAATGGGGCCGCGTGTTTACCGAACAATGGCACGTGTGTCTGTAAACCTGGGTGGATTGGCGAACAATGTGAAAAGCGAGCTTGTCCTGACGGCAGATACGGACCCAATTGTCAGAAGGTA TGCGAGTGCGATGAGTCAAACACGGAACTCTGTCATCCATGGACCGGCAATTGCGTTTGCAAAAACGGGTGGGATGGACCCAAATGTTTGAGATCATGCCCGTTTTTGTACTACGGAAAAGGATGCGAAGAACGCTgcaattgtaaaaataacgCTCAGTGTTCGCCGATAGATGGAACTTGCATTTGTGCGGCTGGTTTTCATGGAACTGATTGCAGTGAAGTTTGTCCCGATAATATGTATGGCGAAGATTGCACTCAAAAGTGTACATGTAAACATGGCGCTTCTTGTGCACCGGATACCGGTCGTTGCAATTGTACAGCag gATGGGATGGTGTGCTGTGTGATCGACCTTGTCCAGACGGTTCATTCGGTAAAGATTGTGAAGATAAATGTCAATGTTTCAATAATGCAGCATGTGATCCGCAGAATg GAACTTGCACATGCGGAGCTGGGTATATTGGCCACCACTGTGAGCATAAATGTTCTCCAGGTCTATTCGGTCAGGACTGTTGCCATCTATGTGATTGTGAGGAAGACAATACTCAAGAATGTAATCCTACTACTGGAGAATGTAGTTGTAAGCCGTTGTGGCGAG gaGTAAGATGTGAAACACGATGTCCAATTGGTTTTTACGGTGAAGACTGTCAAACACCGTGTAAATGTAAGAACAATGGTTCTTGTGACCCGATAACTGGGGTTTGCGCCTGCGCTCGTGGATGGGAAGGTTCCGATTGTTCCCAGCCTTGTAAACACGGATGGTATGGCGCCCGTTGCAAAGAAAAATGCCCGGAAAAAATTCACG GAAACATGACCTGCGATCACGTGACTGGGCAGTATGTATGCAGACCCGGTTATTTGGGGTTGACCTGCGAGCATTCGTGTCCACCTGATCGGTGGGGTCTTAACTGTATGAATCATTGCGACTGCAAAAATGACGGCGAGTGCAATCACGTGACCGGAGCATGTCAGTGTCGTCCAGGGTGGCAAGGTGAACGCTGTCAAACTCCCTGCGCTCAAGGAACTTTTGGGGTTAACTGTACTCAGCATTGTAGATGTCAAAATGGCGGCAAGTGCCGCGCAAATGATGGAGTCTGTAGATGTACTCCTGGGTGGACTGGGGCTCGGTGCACTGACA tctGTCCAGAAGGTTACTACGGTGACCACTGCATGGAGCCATGTGAGTGCAAAAACGACAATTTCCAATGTCATCCGGCGAGTGGCTGCATCTGTCGTCATGGCTACACTGGGGCCAACTGTGAAGAAGAGCGAATCTCTCGCAACGTCCAAGAAAAGACTGAATCCAATGTAGGAAGTGTCGTAGCAGGAATATTCGCAGCAGTGATTGTAATAGCAGCGACTTTGGCTGCCTGGATGTATCACCGACGTCGTGTGGCTAACCTCAAAATGGAGATGGTCCAGGTGCAGTACATCGCCGAACCGGTAACTCCTCCAGACCGTAATCATTTTGACAATCCTGTTTACTCGTGTCAACCAAATTCCACTCGCACTGACGACGCGACAATGTTACTGAACAACGGCGTGATACGGAACAACTTGGGCACCAAGAGCACCAACAGCGAGAAGGCGAAACTGGGCTTAGGGCTACCTGGGAATGGTGTTTGCTATACAGATGATGATGACAGTGACAGCTGTAGAGGCGCTTACGGACAGTATGACCATCAAGCTTCGTTGAAAAATAAAGACGCTGACTTGGGCAATCCTAATGTCAATGTTTATCACAGTATTGATGAAATGGACAACAAAAAAGGTGCAGAACATCTCTACGATGAAATAAAACAGAACAACGCTGAGTTGGAGTACGATCACTTGGACTACACAAGGCCATTAGGTGCGTGGAAGCCTCACTACCAGCGTATGGCCAATGGCTTCGGTTCCAACAGGGATGGAAGTGGTTCCAGCAAAAGCGGCTCCACGAATCCTCAAGATCCAGAGTTTGGAGGCTAA